From one Streptomyces spiramyceticus genomic stretch:
- a CDS encoding acetolactate synthase large subunit — MPMTEQASGAHHPQPRPRNGGHHAATVEHVTGAQSLIRSLEEVGADTVFGIPGGAILPAYDPLMDSSKVRHVLVRHEQGAGHAATGYAQATGKVGVCMATSGPGATNLVTPIADAHMDSVPMVAITGQVASKAIGTDAFQEADIVGITMPITKHNFLVTKAEDIPRTIAEAFHIASTGRPGPVLVDIAKDALQAQTTFSWPPTHDLPGYRPVTKPHAKQIREAAKLITAAKRPVLYVGGGVMKANATAELKVLAELTGAPVTTTLMALGSFPDSHPLHVGMPGMHGAVTAVTALQKADLIVALGARFDDRVTGKLDSFAPYAKIVHADIDPAEIGKNRAADVPIVGDAREVIADLVQAVQAEHTEGNTGDYTAWWNDLNRWRTAYPLGYDLPDDGSLSPQQVIERVGQLAPEGTIFAAGVGQHQMWASHFIQYEQPATWLNSGGAGTMGYAVPAAMGAKAGMPDRTVWAIDGDGCFQMTNQELTTCALNNIPIKVAIINNGALGMVRQWQTLFYNQRYSNTVLHSGPDATVSDSGSAAGKQPSAGTRVPDFVKLSEAMGCYAIRCEDPADLDKVIAEANSINDRPVVVDFIVHEDAMVWPMVAAGTSNDEVMAARGVRPDFGDNEDD; from the coding sequence ATGCCGATGACCGAGCAGGCCTCCGGGGCCCACCATCCGCAGCCGCGGCCCCGCAACGGCGGACACCACGCCGCCACTGTCGAGCACGTGACGGGCGCCCAGTCGCTCATCCGTTCTCTCGAGGAAGTGGGAGCCGACACGGTATTCGGCATTCCCGGCGGCGCCATCCTGCCGGCGTACGACCCGCTGATGGACTCCTCGAAGGTTCGCCACGTCCTCGTCCGCCACGAGCAGGGCGCCGGCCACGCGGCCACGGGCTACGCCCAGGCCACGGGCAAGGTCGGCGTCTGCATGGCCACCTCCGGCCCCGGCGCAACCAACCTGGTCACGCCGATCGCCGACGCCCACATGGACTCCGTCCCCATGGTCGCGATCACCGGCCAGGTCGCCTCCAAGGCGATCGGCACGGACGCCTTCCAGGAGGCGGACATCGTCGGCATCACCATGCCGATCACCAAGCACAACTTCCTGGTCACCAAGGCCGAGGACATCCCGCGCACCATCGCCGAGGCGTTCCACATCGCCTCGACCGGACGCCCCGGCCCGGTCCTCGTCGACATCGCCAAGGACGCCCTCCAGGCACAGACGACGTTCAGCTGGCCGCCCACCCACGACCTGCCCGGCTACCGCCCGGTGACCAAGCCGCACGCCAAGCAGATCCGCGAGGCCGCGAAGCTGATCACCGCGGCCAAGCGGCCCGTGCTGTACGTCGGCGGCGGCGTCATGAAGGCCAACGCAACCGCCGAGCTGAAGGTCCTCGCCGAGCTCACCGGCGCCCCCGTCACCACCACCCTGATGGCGCTGGGCTCCTTCCCCGACAGCCACCCGCTGCACGTGGGAATGCCGGGCATGCATGGTGCGGTCACCGCCGTCACCGCGCTGCAGAAGGCCGACCTGATCGTCGCCCTCGGAGCCCGCTTCGACGACCGCGTCACCGGCAAGCTGGACAGCTTCGCCCCGTACGCCAAGATCGTCCACGCCGACATCGACCCGGCCGAGATCGGCAAGAACCGGGCCGCCGACGTGCCGATCGTCGGTGACGCCCGCGAGGTCATCGCCGACCTGGTCCAGGCGGTCCAGGCCGAGCACACCGAGGGCAACACCGGCGACTACACCGCCTGGTGGAACGACCTCAACCGCTGGCGTACCGCCTATCCGCTGGGCTATGACCTGCCGGATGACGGCTCGCTTTCTCCGCAGCAGGTCATCGAGCGCGTCGGACAGCTCGCCCCTGAGGGCACGATCTTTGCCGCGGGCGTCGGCCAGCACCAGATGTGGGCCTCGCACTTCATCCAGTACGAGCAGCCCGCGACCTGGCTCAACTCCGGCGGCGCCGGGACGATGGGCTACGCCGTTCCGGCCGCCATGGGCGCCAAGGCCGGCATGCCGGACCGTACGGTCTGGGCCATCGACGGCGACGGCTGCTTCCAGATGACCAACCAGGAACTGACCACCTGCGCGCTCAACAACATCCCGATCAAGGTCGCCATCATCAACAACGGCGCGCTCGGGATGGTCCGCCAGTGGCAGACCCTGTTCTACAACCAGCGCTACTCCAACACCGTGCTGCACAGCGGCCCGGACGCCACTGTGTCTGACAGCGGCTCCGCCGCGGGCAAGCAGCCGAGCGCGGGCACCCGCGTCCCGGACTTCGTGAAGCTGTCCGAGGCCATGGGCTGCTACGCGATCCGCTGTGAGGACCCGGCCGACCTCGACAAGGTCATCGCCGAGGCCAACTCCATCAACGACCGCCCCGTCGTGGTCGACTTCATCGTCCACGAGGACGCCATGGTGTGGCCGATGGTCGCCGCAGGCACCTCCAACGACGAGGTCATGGCAGCCCGCGGGGTTCGCCCCGACTTCGGCGACAACGAAGACGACTGA